In a genomic window of Spirosoma agri:
- a CDS encoding L-lactate permease — MIWKQVIDPFNSIALSVLVAAIPILFIFWALIIKKMKGYQASLIATGLAMIIATLVYGMPVKLALLSAAHGALYGLFPICWLVIMAVFLFNITVKSGQFEIIKHFMASITSDRRLQALLIAFSFGSFLEGTAGFGAPVAITAAMLVGLGFNPLYASGICLIANTAPVAFGSIGIPITVASQVSGIPELPISQMVGRTLPILSIMLPFYLVSIIASVKKAQEIWPAVLVSGLSFAFLQYVSSNFLGPALPDVIAGLGSIVCLMVFLQVWKPKTTWRFTNEPAATINTDVRYTRGQLIRAWAPFIVLTIMVIAWGVQPIKDALNSAGMVQFEFPGLHNAIQGEDGSLLPKLFKFNYLSAAGTAILMAGLISIPLVGLTYREGATVFGATLNQLKFPILTIAAVLGFAYILNDSGITLTLAAVLANTGFLFPFFAPVLGWLGVFITGSDTSANALFSKLQYATAQSIGVDPVVTVAANISGGVVGKMISPQSIAVAAAAGNLVGKESELFRFTVKHSFFMLLFICFLVLAQAYAIKWVIPVYEMLGSKKTATIPDVSKGYTCLIGLAILLAVIATAILRTAKTKEPTPDLVN, encoded by the coding sequence ATGATCTGGAAACAAGTTATTGACCCCTTCAACAGTATTGCTTTATCTGTCCTGGTTGCGGCCATTCCCATCCTTTTCATCTTCTGGGCCTTGATCATCAAAAAAATGAAAGGGTATCAGGCCAGTTTAATCGCCACAGGTCTTGCCATGATCATTGCCACACTGGTGTACGGAATGCCGGTGAAACTCGCGCTGTTGTCGGCGGCACACGGGGCGCTGTACGGCCTGTTTCCCATTTGCTGGCTGGTGATCATGGCGGTTTTTCTGTTCAACATTACCGTCAAGAGCGGTCAGTTCGAGATCATCAAGCATTTTATGGCGTCGATCACGTCTGACCGGCGCTTGCAGGCGCTGTTGATCGCCTTCTCGTTCGGGTCATTTCTGGAAGGTACTGCCGGATTCGGTGCACCCGTTGCCATCACGGCGGCCATGCTGGTCGGGTTGGGGTTCAATCCACTCTACGCGTCGGGTATCTGCCTGATTGCTAATACCGCGCCGGTCGCGTTTGGCTCCATCGGTATTCCCATTACGGTAGCCTCGCAAGTGTCGGGCATTCCCGAGCTACCCATTTCGCAGATGGTGGGCCGGACATTACCGATCCTGTCGATCATGCTGCCTTTTTACCTGGTTTCTATCATTGCCAGCGTCAAAAAAGCGCAGGAAATCTGGCCCGCCGTCCTGGTATCGGGTCTCTCCTTCGCCTTTCTTCAGTACGTGTCGTCCAACTTCTTAGGCCCTGCCCTACCCGACGTTATCGCCGGTCTTGGATCCATTGTTTGCCTGATGGTATTCCTGCAAGTCTGGAAACCGAAAACCACCTGGCGGTTTACCAACGAGCCAGCCGCCACGATTAATACCGATGTTCGTTACACAAGAGGCCAACTCATTCGGGCGTGGGCACCGTTTATTGTGCTGACGATCATGGTCATTGCCTGGGGTGTACAACCGATCAAAGATGCGCTGAATTCGGCGGGCATGGTACAGTTCGAATTTCCGGGGCTTCACAATGCTATTCAGGGCGAAGATGGTAGTCTGTTACCCAAGCTATTCAAATTCAATTACTTGTCGGCGGCAGGAACGGCCATTCTGATGGCGGGACTTATTTCGATTCCGCTCGTTGGCCTAACCTATCGCGAGGGGGCAACCGTGTTCGGTGCGACGCTGAATCAACTCAAATTTCCAATTCTCACGATTGCTGCGGTATTGGGTTTCGCCTATATCCTCAATGATTCGGGGATTACGCTCACGTTGGCCGCAGTGCTGGCGAATACGGGTTTTCTGTTCCCATTCTTTGCGCCCGTACTGGGTTGGTTAGGTGTATTTATCACCGGCTCCGACACCTCCGCCAATGCACTGTTCAGCAAACTGCAATACGCCACCGCGCAGTCCATCGGCGTTGATCCGGTGGTAACCGTAGCGGCCAACATCTCGGGTGGCGTTGTGGGTAAAATGATATCGCCCCAATCCATCGCCGTAGCCGCAGCAGCGGGTAATCTGGTAGGCAAGGAATCCGAATTGTTCCGCTTCACGGTAAAGCATAGTTTCTTCATGCTGCTCTTCATCTGCTTCCTTGTGCTGGCACAGGCGTATGCGATAAAGTGGGTTATTCCCGTCTACGAAATGCTGGGCAGCAAGAAAACGGCAACGATTCCCGACGTTTCGAAAGGCTACACGTGCCTGATTGGTTTAGCGATTTTACTAGCCGTTATCGCCACCGCCATTCTGCGAACGGCCAAAACGAAAGAACCAACCCCCGATCTTGTCAATTAA
- a CDS encoding alpha-amylase family protein, producing the protein MERRDFIRTTGLIGGAYAFSGPSALANPSMAVPAPTEAFWLDGPMRWAQLAFVERDPGHYDPDFWLSYFKRIHADGALLSAGGIVAFYPTNIPLHHRSDFMGNSDTLGYLVDGCKKQGMKIMLRTDPHAARQDVYDAHPDWIAVTADGKKRRHWANPDLWVTCALGPYNFEFMTQVNQEIMEKFQPEGIFSNRWHGHDICYCEHCTTNFKAATGLELPKAADKLNPTYRKWADWRMKRLRDVWSVWDAGIRKQKPSARFIPNGFPDKVITGKEADLFFADQQARKGLTAPWANGKGAKELRSTLGLKPLIGIFSIGIEEEFRWKDSVQSDAEIRIWVAEGTANGMRPCFVKFGGDIYDKRWMESVAKVYEGYHKNEKYLRNTASMARVGVVYSEQTDKNYGGQPWQQKSGDHLDGVYHNLVESRIPFDMVNDRLLTPDDLKRFKLLILPNIAALSDAQCKQIQAFVDNGGSIVSTFETSLYNEEGQQRPDFGLASLFGVSYDKKVEGPMRNSYLQLRNDAKNSQTQLILKGLDDTPRIINTIYKVNVKPTATFPSPITLIPTYPDLPMEDVYPRVAETDTRELYLRQVGKGRVAYIPGDLDRSFWQLLGTDHGQLLSNVINWALDEEPVAAITGPGVIDVNVWRQANSMTVHLVNLTNPMMMKGPFRELIPVEAQVTVQVPVGAKVTGVKLLMSDQKPKFEVKGGKLTVAVPKILDHEIVALDLA; encoded by the coding sequence ATGGAAAGAAGAGATTTCATCAGGACGACCGGCCTCATCGGAGGTGCCTACGCTTTTTCAGGACCTTCTGCGCTGGCAAATCCGTCAATGGCTGTACCGGCTCCAACCGAAGCATTCTGGCTCGACGGGCCGATGCGCTGGGCACAGCTTGCGTTTGTGGAACGTGACCCCGGCCATTATGATCCGGATTTCTGGCTCAGTTATTTCAAACGGATTCACGCCGACGGTGCTTTGTTGAGTGCGGGTGGTATTGTTGCCTTCTATCCGACCAATATTCCGCTTCACCACCGCAGCGATTTTATGGGTAACTCCGACACGCTGGGTTATCTGGTGGACGGCTGTAAAAAGCAGGGTATGAAAATCATGTTGCGTACCGATCCTCATGCCGCCCGGCAGGACGTTTACGACGCGCACCCCGACTGGATTGCGGTAACCGCCGATGGTAAGAAACGCCGTCACTGGGCCAATCCGGATTTATGGGTAACCTGCGCGCTGGGACCTTACAATTTTGAGTTCATGACGCAGGTGAATCAGGAGATCATGGAGAAATTTCAGCCGGAAGGAATTTTCTCGAACCGCTGGCATGGTCATGACATCTGCTACTGTGAACATTGCACGACCAACTTCAAAGCGGCCACCGGACTGGAACTACCCAAGGCTGCCGACAAACTTAATCCAACGTACCGAAAATGGGCTGATTGGCGCATGAAGCGGCTGCGCGACGTTTGGTCGGTGTGGGATGCCGGTATCCGGAAGCAAAAACCGAGTGCCCGCTTCATTCCGAACGGTTTTCCCGACAAAGTAATAACGGGTAAAGAGGCCGATCTCTTCTTCGCCGACCAACAGGCGCGAAAGGGATTAACCGCACCCTGGGCCAATGGGAAAGGCGCTAAAGAGCTGCGGTCGACGCTGGGACTAAAACCCTTGATCGGTATTTTCAGCATCGGCATCGAAGAAGAATTTCGCTGGAAAGATTCCGTACAGAGCGATGCCGAAATTCGCATTTGGGTGGCAGAAGGAACCGCCAATGGTATGCGCCCCTGCTTCGTAAAGTTCGGTGGTGACATCTACGACAAACGCTGGATGGAGTCTGTAGCTAAGGTGTACGAAGGCTACCATAAAAACGAGAAATACCTGCGCAACACAGCTTCAATGGCCCGCGTCGGCGTGGTGTATTCGGAGCAGACCGACAAAAACTACGGCGGTCAGCCGTGGCAGCAGAAAAGCGGTGACCATCTGGACGGCGTGTACCACAACCTCGTCGAGAGCCGCATTCCGTTCGACATGGTGAACGACCGCCTGCTGACCCCCGACGATCTGAAGCGATTCAAGTTATTGATCTTGCCCAATATCGCGGCTCTTTCCGATGCCCAATGCAAGCAAATACAAGCGTTTGTGGACAATGGCGGGAGTATCGTATCTACGTTTGAAACATCGCTCTATAACGAAGAAGGCCAACAACGACCCGATTTCGGACTGGCCAGTCTGTTCGGCGTTTCCTACGACAAGAAAGTAGAAGGACCGATGCGCAACAGCTATCTGCAACTGCGCAACGACGCAAAAAATAGCCAGACACAACTGATTCTAAAAGGGCTGGATGATACGCCACGGATTATTAATACAATCTACAAAGTCAATGTAAAACCAACGGCCACGTTCCCCAGCCCGATCACGCTCATTCCGACCTACCCGGATCTACCGATGGAGGATGTGTATCCACGAGTTGCCGAAACCGATACACGGGAGCTTTATCTGCGGCAGGTTGGCAAAGGCCGCGTCGCCTACATTCCGGGTGATCTGGACCGGTCGTTCTGGCAACTGCTGGGCACTGATCATGGGCAACTGCTGAGCAACGTCATCAACTGGGCGCTTGACGAAGAACCGGTTGCTGCCATCACAGGGCCGGGTGTTATCGATGTTAACGTCTGGCGGCAGGCCAATTCGATGACCGTCCATCTGGTGAACCTGACCAATCCGATGATGATGAAAGGGCCTTTCCGAGAACTGATCCCGGTCGAAGCGCAGGTTACCGTTCAGGTTCCGGTGGGCGCAAAAGTGACCGGTGTCAAGCTGCTGATGAGCGATCAGAAACCTAAATTCGAGGTAAAAGGCGGCAAATTGACGGTAGCCGTACCCAAAATCCTCGATCACGAAATTGTTGCGCTGGATTTGGCTTAA